Proteins encoded within one genomic window of Physeter macrocephalus isolate SW-GA unplaced genomic scaffold, ASM283717v5 random_9, whole genome shotgun sequence:
- the IQCN gene encoding IQ domain-containing protein N, translated as MSRLGTKTMQQATQLQVSPSGQNSYQPVPNLQDKVGTPRPQLQVSLSGQSSYQPVRNLQDKAGTLRPQPRHEPRASKETLLQQPDKDKMVACHIPCLWAVVESQVFKNVLVDEMDMMLSHAATLIQASWRGYRLRQKLVSQMMAAKAIQEAWRRFNTRCLLQSGKTVEKKAKVEEGDIPYHPPQQVRFQHPEEGKSLLAQPTMVSKETQFPSSNSLAAYIHQLALLQSQGMSQPGTCSVGGPSVAFLPRQTVAIRLLCPVNLEVKCRPCRLTRTIRNACLVHVEGDTMKTKRVTARANEAGAPGPPPSGRCAQAVQRQLKIQTQARMEGPPRTGPAPVITKTPPQMYPAAPMTRSPAQTRQAATMTKTPLQPCPATTVTITKTPPQLHPASPVTKTPPQTCPQAPVTKTPLQSCLAAMMSKTPPRPCPATPVTKTSARMRPSASMTNTSPRTRPAATMAKIPPQLRLLPSMIKSPTQTRPAATMTKAPPQTCAVPVTAKTPAQVRPAATMTKTPLQTCQAAAMAKTPSHQTLQGVSVTKAPPAQTRPAAMVTKTPAQVRSVATILRTLCLPPPAAGNLKPASSAAAAAGIPDTSSHTCLSGPKAKAVVNARQAAGVTEVSSHSYLTAGKVKCFPPSLLGAGDPKAPARPPSEGEKIKAFSQKRVKMETASNISVAVEVPVVSSWSKVAEGRNKQTHPRTDVVKALSQVCEPIETAVAHLGTCLPQGKPAPGSTTGSLQARLLAKLTKPLSQAHVSTKLTKGPSQGHPPPELTTALAQSHLGMCPSKVQSQAHLATETAKSLHAARQAAELSSKTQSQPLLVEFKASTQPCQHVGALPRGKPEDRLTQLLSHSYVQGKATQGPRQGPSESQNTLVPLLASAGHTTCHVESWGDSGAAWAQPSTTSPAPPCQEELAASQLASLCAELAALLGSQENLRALLAKALSQGEVRAALIQALSKEVSGATMAKALPQGILGTALVKALSWGKLATSLSCALSRGELQAELTKAIQGRLADVLSKALTEEERATLNQALCQGELGAVLSQSFSQAALRSGVVLPKAAAKTAGSGVTATPTPVEVDCRGSPSAAWGPTLGPLRLQPSKGPEDAGVSGSQAWNSAVPSVAVGPRNSTAVPGGAWEPARSAVPWDVMAAVDPRQPGELVASVQAVEEIIIHAVVIIQACSRGFLVRHTIKVWRQWAITIQAAWRGYRVRRDLARLCRATTIIQAAWRGFCIGRSCTQQMLLPGMWAERGSGARTASDHRCFQSCQPHDCSLCQSLSSGLGSPPSVVMLVGSSSRTCHICGHTLPTRVVHGTGQGAAGQAGVPRGCITQSNPRSLRQPHHQNKAATAIQSAWRGFTVRCRLKQQHLAAKTLQATWRGRCTRASLTTDALLGPAAWDNSRHMQWPGV; from the exons ATGAGCCGCCTAGGAACCAAGACAATGCAGCAAGCAACACAGCTACAGGTGTCACCCAGTGGGCAGAACTCCTATCAGCCCGTCCCCAACCTCCAAGACAAAGTGGGGACACCGCGTCCGCAGCTACAGGTGTCACTCAGTGGACAGAGCTCCTATCAGCCCGTCCGCAATCTCCAAGACAAAGCAGGGACACTGCGTCCACAGCCCCGGCATGAGCCACGTGCGTCCAAGGAGACCCTTCTGCAACAGCCGGACAAGGACAAGATGGTGGCTTGTCATATCCCATGCCTCTGGGCTGTGGTGGAGAGCCAGGTCTTCAAGAATGTCCTGGTGGACGAAATGGACATGATGCTGTCCCATGCAGCCACCCTCATCCAAGCCTCCTGGAGGGGCTACCGGCTCCGGCAGAAGCTAGTCTCTCAGATGATGGCGGCCAAGGCCATCCAGGAGGCCTGGAGACGCTTCAACACCAGGTGCCTCCTCCAGTCTGGCAAGACGGTGGAGAAAAAAGcgaaggtggaggagggggacatCCCTTACCACCCGCCCCAGCAGGTGCGGTTCCAGCATCCGGAAGAGGGCAAGTCCCTTCTGGCCCAGCCCACCATGGTGAGCAAGGAGACCCAGTTTCCTTCCTCCAACAGCCTGGCCGCTTATATCCACCAGCTGGCCCTGCTGCAGTCCCAGGGCATGTCACAGCCGGGTACGTGCTCTGTCGGAGGCCCCAGCGTCGCCTTCCTTCCACGCCAGACCGTTGCCATCAGACTTCTGTGTCCTGTGAATCTAGAGGTGAAGTGCCGCCCGTGCCGGCTGACAAGAACCATCAGAAATGCCTGCCTTGTCCACGTAGAGGGGGACACGATGAAGACCAAGAGAGTAACTGCCAGAGCCAACGAGGCAGGAGCCCCAGGGCCACCACCATCCGGAAGGTGTGCCCAGGCAGTTCAAAGACAACTCAAGATCCAGACCCAGGCCCGCATGGAAGGGCCACCACGGACAGGCCCAGCACCTGTGATAACCAAGACCCCACCCCAGATGTACCCAGCAGCCCCGATGACCAGGAGCCCAGCCCAGACACGCCAGGCAGCCACAATGACCAAGACCCCACTCCAGCCGTGCCCAGCGACCACAGTGACAATAACCAAGACCCCACCCCAGTTGCACCCTGCATCCCCAGTGACCAAGACCCCGCCCCAGACGTGCCCACAAGCCCCAGTGACCAAGACCCCACTCCAGTCATGCCTGGCGGCCATGATGAGCAAGACCCCGCCCCGGCCCTGCCCAGCGACCCCAGTGACCAAGACCTCAGCTCGGATGAGACCATCAGCCTCGATGACCAACACTTCACCCCGGACACGACCGGCAGCCACGATGGCCAAGATCCCACCCCAGTTACGCCTGCTGCCCTCGATGATCAAGTCTCCAACGCAGACACGCCCTGCAGCCACAATGACCAAGGCCCCGCCCCAGACGTGTGCAGTGCCCGTGACGGCCAAGACCCCAGCCCAGGTGCGCCCGGCAGCCACGATGACCAAGACCCCACTGCAGACGTGTCAGGCGGCCGCGATGGCCAAGACCCCATCTCATCAGACACTCCAGGGCGTCTCGGTGACCAAAGCTCCTCCTGCCCAGACACGCCCGGCGGCCATGGTAACCAAGACCCCAGCTCAGGTACGCTCGGTGGCCACCATCCTCAGGACCCTGTGCCTGCCCCCTCCAGCAGCTGGAAATCTCAAACCTGCATCTTCAGCAGCGGCGGCAGCCGGAATTCCCGACACCTCATCCCACACGTGTCTAAGTGGACCGAAGGCCAAGGCTGTGGTGAACGCGAGGCAGGCAGCGGGGGTGACCGAGGTCTCGTCTCACTCATACTTGACTGCGGGAAAAGTGAAATGCTTCCCCCCATCACTTCTGGGGGCTGGGGATCCCAAGGCTCCAGCCAGGCCTCCTTCGGAAGGTGAGAAAATCAAGGCCTTCTCCCAGAAACGGGTGAAAATGGAAACAGCATCTAACATCAGCGTGGCCGTGGAAGTGCCCGTGGTTTCATCCTGGTCAAAAGTGGCTGAGGGCAGGAACAAGCAGACACACCCGAGGACGGATGTCGTGAAGGCCCTGTCCCAGGTATGTGAGCCTATAGAAACAGCTGTGGCACATCTGGGTACATGTCTGCCTCAGGGAAAACCGGCCCCGGGTTCAACCACAGGCTCGCTCCAGGCACGTCTGTTGGCCAAGCTGACCAAGCCCCTGTCCCAGGCACACGTTTCTACCAAGCTGACCAAGGGCCCGTCCCAAGGACATCCACCCCCTGAGCTGACCACAGCCCTAGCCCAGTCACATCTGGGCATGTGTCCGTCCAAGGTGCAGTCCCAGGCACATCTGGCCACAGAAACAGCCAAGAGCCTCCATGCAGCCCGCCAGGCCGCTGAGCTTAGCAGCAAGACCCAGTCCCAACCACTCCTAGTCGAGTTCAAGGCCtccacccagccctgccagcacGTCGGCGCTCTGCCCCGAGGCAAGCCAGAGGACAGACTGACCCAGCTCCTGTCCCACAGCTACGTGCAGGGCAAGGCCACCCAGGGCCCACGCCAGGGGCCCTCTGAGAGCCAGAACACGCTGGTGCCTCTGCTGGCCTCTGCTGGACACACCACGTGCCATGTCGAATCCTGGGGGGACAGTGGGGCCGCCTGGGCCCAGCCGTCAACAACCAGCCCAGCCCCGCCCTGCCAGGAGGAGCTGGCAGCCTCCCAGCTCGCTTCCCTGTGTGCTGAGCTGGCtgccctgctgggctcccaggagaACCTCCGCGCCCTGCTGGCAAAAGCCCTCTCCCAGGGGGAAGTGAGGGCGGCCCTGATCCAGGCCCTGTCCAAAGAGGTCTCGGGAGCCACGATGGCCAAGGCCCTGCCCCAGGGCATCCTGGGCACGGCGCTGGTGAAGGCGCTGTCCTGGGGCAAGCTGGCCACCAGCCTGTCCTGCGCCCTGTCCCGGGGCGAGCTGCAGGCAGAGCTCACTAAGGCCATTCAGGGCAGACTGGCGGACGTGCTCAGCAAGGCCCTGACGGAGGAGGAGCGGGCCACCTTGAACCAGGCCCTGTGTCAGGGTGAGCTGGGCGCAGTCCTCAGCCAGTCCTTTTCTCAGGCGGCCCTGAGGTCTGGAGTCGTCCTCCCCAAGGCTGCCGCGAAAACGGCGGGAAGCGGGGTGACTGCGACGCCGACCCCAGTGGAGGTGGACTGCAGGGGGAGCCCGTCGGCTGCATGGGGGCCCACTCTGGGCCCCCTGAGACTACAGCCCAGCAAG GGTCCTGAGGACGCTGGCGTGTCCGGCAGCCAAGCGTGGAACTCTGCCGTCCCCAGTGTAGCGGTCGGGCCCAGGAACAGCACTGCGGTCCCTGGCGGCGCGTGGGAGCCAGCCAGGAGCGCTGTGCCGTGGGACGTCATGGCAGCGGTGGATCCCAGACAGCCGGGGGAGCTGGTGGCGTCGGTGCAGGCTGTGGAGGAGATAATCATCCACGCGGTGGTCATCATCCAGGCGTGTTCACGTGGCTTCCTGGTGCGCCATACCATCAAGGTGTGGCGTCAGTGGGCCATCACCATCCAGGCTGCCTGGCGTGGCTACCGTGTACGGCGGGACCTGGCCCGGCTCTGCAGAGCCACCACAATCATCCAGGCTGCGTGGCGAGGCTTCTGCATCGGCCGGAGCTGCACCCAGCAAATGCTGCTCCCAGGCATGTGGGCTGAGAGGGGCAGCGGGGCCAGGACAGCGTCTGACCACCGCTGCTTCCAGTCCTGCCAGCCACACGACTGTAGTCTCTGCCAGTCACTGAGCTCCGGGCTGGGGAGCCCACCCAGCGTGGTGATGCTTGTGGGTTCCAGCTCCCGCACGTGCCACATTTGCGGCCATACCCTGCCCACCCGGGTGGTGCATGGCACGGGCCAGGGTGCTGCAGGTCAGGCCGGCGTGCCACGGGGCTGCATCACCCAGTCAAACCCCCGGAGCCTCCGGCAACCCCATCACCAGAACAAGGCAGCCACGGCCATCCAGTCAGCCTGGAGGGGCTTCACTGTACGCTGCCGGCTGAAGCAGCAGCACTTAGCAGCCAAGACGCTTCAAGCCACCTGGCGCGGCCGTTGCACCCGGGCCTCTCTCACCACGGATGCGCTCTTGGGACCAGCAGCGTGGGACAACTCACGGCACATGCAGTGGCCAGGTGTCTAG
- the CIST1 gene encoding uncharacterized homolog, with protein sequence MAGSQLPQPLLLLTLVLLLKPDGSSGTTSVTPTGVSFSGVTTSEVATLTYESLTSPSSHPSPSSVENYDSQESPETGSTPDPSTPSSEAGSITPSNSGGPSTMQPTSSKAETITHSSSGSPSSEHTLTSHSSPLSSISLTTLHRSPTHPNPSTVPSSVSSATTDGTSSSPPGDTGAPELHRNPGVVVAVCLLVSVLLIGCVIMAVRCCHRGVSELDEELVSQRSSSAYHTLK encoded by the exons ATGGCGGGCTCCCAGCTGCCGCAGCCTCTTCTGTTGCTGACTCTGGTGCTGCTGCTGAAACCTGATGGGAGTTCCGGAACTACCAGTGTCACCCCTACAG GTGTTTCCTTTTCAGGTGTTACAACCTCAGAGGTGGCGACCTTGACTTACGAATCTCTGACTTCTCCCTCCAGCCACCCCTCCCCTTCTTCAGTGGAAAACTACGACAGCCAAGAGAGCCCAGAGACAGGCTCCACCCCCGACCCTAGCACCCCTAGTTCAGAGGCAGGTTCCATAACCCCCTCAAATTCAGGGGGACCCTCCACCATGCAGCCCACCTCCTCAAAAGCAGAGACAATCACTCACTCCAGCTCTGGTTCTCCCAGTTCAGAGCACACCCTCACCTCCCACTCTAGCCCCCTGAGTTCCATCTCCTTGACCACCCTGCATCGGAGCCCCACTCACCCCAATCCCAGCACGGTGCCTTCCTCCGTGTCCTCGGCCACCACTGACGGGACATCC AGCTCCCCTCCAGGTGATACTGGGGCCCCCGAGTTGCACAGGAACCCAGGTGTGGTGGTGGCCGTGTGTCTGCTGGTGTCTGTTTTGCTCATCGGATGTGTGATAATGGCCGTGAGGTGCTGCCACAGAGGCGTGTCTGAGTTGGATGAG GAGCTCGTGAGCCAAAGGTCATCCTCTGCCTATCACACACTGAAGTAA